The following are from one region of the Paenibacillus sp. JZ16 genome:
- a CDS encoding ABC transporter permease codes for MNSLTRMWKKEWPLHLMLLPGLAMIVIFSYIPMTGIMMAFQKYVPNKGLFGSPFIGWRNFQLLMDYPDIGRIFFNTVYIAVMKIVAGLFVPITIAILLNELRREWMKRTFQTLVYLPHFLSWVLLSGILVDILSPSSGILNQLLGWFGMKPIFFLGDNNWFPYVMVISDVWKEFGFGTIVYLAALTGINPTLYEAAQIDGAGRWKQTLHVTLPGMMPTIVLMLTLNIGNVLNAGFDQIFNLYSAPVYESADIIDTFVYRMGIQQAQFGFATAVGLLKSVVSFIFISVSYVLAYRLANYRIF; via the coding sequence ATGAATAGTCTGACGCGCATGTGGAAGAAGGAATGGCCGCTTCATTTGATGCTGCTGCCGGGTTTAGCTATGATTGTTATTTTTAGTTACATTCCTATGACAGGAATCATGATGGCTTTTCAAAAATATGTGCCGAATAAAGGGTTGTTCGGCTCCCCGTTTATCGGATGGAGGAACTTCCAGCTGTTAATGGATTATCCGGATATCGGCCGCATCTTCTTTAATACGGTATACATTGCTGTAATGAAAATCGTTGCCGGTTTGTTCGTGCCAATCACGATAGCAATTTTGCTTAATGAATTGCGTAGAGAATGGATGAAAAGAACGTTCCAAACCCTGGTCTATCTGCCCCATTTTCTATCCTGGGTGCTGCTGAGCGGGATTTTGGTCGATATTTTGTCTCCTTCCTCCGGCATATTGAACCAGTTGCTTGGATGGTTCGGCATGAAGCCGATTTTCTTTCTTGGCGATAATAACTGGTTCCCTTATGTCATGGTTATTTCCGATGTATGGAAAGAATTTGGATTTGGTACCATTGTTTATTTGGCCGCACTGACAGGAATTAATCCTACGCTTTATGAAGCCGCTCAAATCGATGGTGCGGGCCGCTGGAAACAAACGCTTCACGTGACGCTGCCGGGAATGATGCCGACCATCGTTCTTATGCTGACGCTTAATATCGGCAATGTGCTGAATGCAGGATTTGATCAAATCTTTAACCTGTACAGCGCACCGGTTTATGAAAGTGCCGATATCATTGATACTTTTGTCTACCGTATGGGGATCCAGCAAGCCCAGTTTGGATTTGCCACAGCTGTCGGCTTATTGAAATCCGTCGTATCCTTTATTTTCATTTCCGTATCCTACGTACTCGCATACCGACTAGCGAATTACCGTATTTTCTAA
- a CDS encoding extracellular solute-binding protein, whose product MKSKKALVMISLTLALAITGCGFKTSSEPNQPPGNSKEPIQTTGTGNSKDIIEVSTVSPSDPYLKFDEGEDFDKNSVYDAYEKDIGVKITNKWIADVSQFKERVKIAIASNDLPDFLLVNAAQLKELTEADMIMDLTEIYDQHATEETKKFLTMDGGMQMKTAMIDGKMMGIPSSYNPFNYQFLFVRTDWLKELGLPEPKTMEDFIEIAEAFKAKNPGGTKQAYGIAVSKNPFSNETGVTGLRAFLNGYHAYENIWMEDGNGGLMNSDIQPEMKQALAALQDMFKKGLIDPEFAVKDSEKAAELIYDGSIGMVFGASWTPAQLVQGAVKDGKVVQEWGVFPIPSIDNKPTLNQIGLGVDEYYVISKKAKHPEGVIGLLNQWIVVDNTMNPTDEQKIYLYGKDKQEKGNNYWLLNPLRVGKQMDNNGEILPKAIETKDPSILQTADQKGRYERAMKFIDGSDINMWWEVLISGPNGAVSHNPKIQQNKEYLQNKFYGAPTPTMADRQEILTKKRDEIFIKIIMNQVSVDEFDTFVEEWKKLGGDEITKEVNEWYQSMK is encoded by the coding sequence TTGAAGAGCAAAAAAGCACTTGTCATGATCTCCTTGACGCTTGCATTGGCGATTACAGGCTGCGGCTTCAAAACGTCGTCTGAGCCAAACCAACCACCTGGAAATTCCAAGGAGCCGATCCAGACGACAGGCACTGGAAACAGCAAGGATATTATTGAGGTTTCAACGGTTTCGCCAAGCGATCCTTACTTGAAATTTGACGAAGGTGAAGACTTCGACAAAAACTCCGTTTATGACGCTTATGAAAAAGATATCGGTGTCAAAATTACAAACAAGTGGATTGCAGATGTAAGCCAATTTAAAGAGAGAGTAAAAATTGCGATCGCATCCAACGATCTTCCGGATTTCTTGCTTGTAAACGCTGCACAGCTTAAAGAGCTAACGGAGGCGGATATGATTATGGATTTGACAGAGATTTATGATCAGCATGCTACGGAAGAGACAAAAAAGTTTCTGACCATGGACGGCGGCATGCAAATGAAAACAGCGATGATTGACGGGAAAATGATGGGGATTCCAAGCTCCTACAACCCGTTCAACTATCAATTCTTGTTCGTTCGTACCGACTGGCTGAAAGAACTTGGCTTGCCGGAGCCAAAAACAATGGAGGATTTCATTGAAATTGCCGAAGCGTTCAAAGCGAAGAATCCTGGCGGTACAAAACAAGCTTACGGTATTGCGGTCAGCAAGAATCCTTTTAGTAATGAAACAGGCGTTACCGGTCTGAGAGCGTTCTTGAACGGCTATCATGCTTATGAAAACATTTGGATGGAAGACGGAAACGGCGGTTTGATGAACAGTGATATTCAGCCCGAAATGAAACAAGCTCTTGCAGCGCTGCAAGACATGTTCAAAAAGGGGTTGATCGATCCAGAGTTTGCGGTTAAAGATTCGGAAAAAGCCGCAGAGCTCATCTACGACGGCAGCATCGGCATGGTATTTGGCGCTTCCTGGACACCGGCACAGCTTGTTCAAGGGGCTGTGAAAGATGGCAAGGTGGTTCAAGAATGGGGCGTGTTCCCTATCCCTTCAATCGATAACAAACCTACATTGAATCAAATTGGCCTTGGCGTTGACGAGTACTATGTGATCTCTAAAAAAGCCAAGCATCCGGAAGGCGTAATCGGTTTGCTGAACCAATGGATCGTTGTTGATAATACGATGAATCCGACAGATGAGCAAAAAATCTATCTGTATGGTAAAGACAAACAAGAAAAAGGCAACAACTACTGGCTGCTGAACCCGCTTCGCGTAGGCAAACAGATGGATAACAACGGCGAAATTCTGCCGAAAGCGATCGAAACGAAAGATCCTAGCATTCTTCAAACTGCAGACCAGAAGGGTCGTTATGAACGTGCGATGAAATTTATCGATGGTAGCGATATCAATATGTGGTGGGAAGTGCTGATTTCGGGGCCGAACGGAGCGGTATCGCATAACCCAAAAATCCAGCAAAACAAAGAATACCTGCAAAACAAATTCTACGGCGCACCTACGCCGACGATGGCAGACCGTCAAGAAATTTTAACGAAGAAACGTGATGAAATATTCATCAAAATCATAATGAACCAAGTATCCGTAGACGAATTCGATACATTCGTTGAAGAGTGGAAGAAGCTTGGCGGCGATGAAATCACGAAAGAAGTTAACGAGTGGTATCAATCGATGAAATAG
- a CDS encoding helix-turn-helix transcriptional regulator, with protein MKLHIAYDHPIPINAFEWTPSTYRQPPHMHASLEIGLCLTGKGYFFFGNKQYAANPGDLFLVNNEERHIAQSAPDDPSRYLFVNFDPALLLAEEPGLLLPFSYRSTHFCNHILGGSPLAKQLTPWVLAIAEELRERSPGYLAMAKSALIQLCGRLLRHYDGLLTDKERHHMVHSVRQAQSLAALVEHRYREPVSLGELADELGLSISRVSRAFLETTGYRFSEYVSLLRVQAAKRELAGTDKAVADIAFECGFQSLPTFYRVFKETVGLSPVRYRQSIGVTKMIKK; from the coding sequence ATGAAACTTCATATTGCTTATGACCATCCCATTCCTATCAATGCTTTCGAATGGACCCCTTCCACGTATCGGCAGCCGCCTCATATGCACGCGAGTCTGGAGATCGGCCTCTGTTTAACAGGCAAAGGCTATTTTTTCTTTGGCAACAAACAATATGCAGCGAATCCTGGCGACCTATTCCTGGTCAATAATGAAGAACGGCATATTGCCCAATCTGCCCCAGACGACCCGAGCCGCTATCTTTTTGTTAACTTTGATCCCGCGCTGCTGCTAGCAGAGGAGCCCGGTCTGCTGCTGCCGTTTTCCTATCGTTCCACTCATTTTTGCAATCATATTTTGGGCGGCTCGCCGCTCGCCAAACAGCTTACGCCTTGGGTGCTGGCTATAGCGGAAGAGCTGCGGGAGAGGTCCCCAGGTTATTTAGCAATGGCCAAAAGCGCGCTCATTCAGCTGTGCGGCCGTCTTCTTCGACATTACGACGGTTTGCTAACCGATAAAGAGCGTCATCATATGGTACACTCCGTTCGCCAGGCGCAATCACTGGCCGCTTTGGTCGAGCATCGTTACCGCGAGCCGGTTAGCTTAGGGGAATTGGCTGATGAACTTGGTTTAAGCATCTCGCGCGTGAGTCGGGCGTTTCTGGAAACGACCGGTTATCGTTTCTCGGAATATGTTTCCTTGCTGCGTGTCCAGGCTGCCAAGCGTGAATTGGCAGGTACGGACAAAGCTGTTGCTGATATTGCATTCGAATGCGGTTTTCAAAGCTTGCCTACCTTTTACCGCGTTTTTAAAGAGACTGTCGGTCTGTCTCCGGTCCGTTATCGGCAATCTATAGGGGTTACGAAAATGATCAAAAAATGA